From one bacterium genomic stretch:
- a CDS encoding carbohydrate ABC transporter permease, which produces MPVHAVLWLICVAWLAPVAGLLVSSLRPAADVAATGWWTAVARPAFTLANYRDVLTTQGIGTSVLNSVAIAAPATVIPLLLAAYAAYAFAWMRFPARGALQALVVLLLVVPLQTTLVPVLRLFTAVRLTGTFPALWLAHTGYGLPLAVFLLRNFIAGLPADLLDAAAIDGADPAAVFFRVVLPLSAPAIAALAIFQFLWVWNDLLVALSYLGGRPGVAPLTVAIAGLVSSLGSGWHLLTAAAFVSMVLPLAVFFALQRYFVRGLVAGTLKE; this is translated from the coding sequence ATGCCCGTGCACGCGGTGCTCTGGCTGATCTGCGTCGCGTGGCTCGCGCCGGTCGCCGGGCTGCTCGTCAGCTCGCTCCGCCCCGCCGCCGACGTCGCCGCGACCGGGTGGTGGACCGCGGTCGCGCGTCCGGCGTTCACGCTGGCCAACTACCGCGATGTGCTGACGACCCAGGGCATCGGGACGAGCGTGCTCAACAGCGTCGCCATCGCCGCGCCGGCCACCGTCATCCCGCTGCTGCTCGCCGCGTACGCCGCGTACGCGTTCGCCTGGATGCGGTTTCCGGCCCGCGGAGCCCTCCAGGCCCTCGTCGTCCTGCTGCTCGTCGTCCCGCTGCAGACGACGTTGGTGCCCGTGCTCCGGTTGTTCACTGCGGTCCGGCTCACGGGCACGTTCCCCGCGCTCTGGCTCGCGCACACCGGGTACGGCCTGCCGCTCGCCGTCTTCCTCCTGCGCAACTTCATCGCCGGGCTGCCGGCCGATCTGCTGGACGCCGCGGCCATCGACGGGGCGGATCCCGCCGCCGTGTTCTTCCGGGTCGTGCTGCCGCTATCGGCCCCGGCGATCGCGGCGCTTGCGATCTTTCAGTTCCTCTGGGTCTGGAACGATCTGCTGGTGGCGCTCAGCTACCTCGGCGGGCGGCCGGGCGTCGCCCCGCTCACCGTCGCGATCGCCGGGCTGGTGAGCTCCCTCGGGAGTGGCTGGCACCTCCTGACCGCGGCGGCGTTCGTGTCGATGGTCCTGCCCCTCGCGGTCTTCTTCGCACTCCAGCGGTACTTCGTCCGCGGGCTCGTCGCCGGTACGCTGAAGGAGTAG
- a CDS encoding sugar ABC transporter permease encodes MDRLLPAALALVGAPAASVAYILAAELALGRLPDRRRTALRPWVWTAPALLFVAVFLVYPTLDTLALSFRDAADARWVGAANYVYTFQSREALVALRNTLVWLVVFTGLVVAGGLGIAVLAERVRYDAVVRAIVFLPMALSFTAAGVIWKFVYEFRPAGAPQIGLLNAVLGAAFPGFDPRAWLVGAPWNTLFLIVVAVWIWIGFATAVFAAALKAVPAAMFEAARVDGAGEWRVFVQIALPAIGPTTAAVATAMVITALKVFDVVYVMTSGNYDTDVLANRMYRELFVDQHLGRAGALAVLLLAATAPAMVANLRRLRREAETR; translated from the coding sequence GTGGACCGGCTGCTTCCGGCCGCGCTCGCCCTGGTCGGCGCCCCCGCCGCGTCGGTCGCCTACATTCTCGCGGCGGAACTGGCGCTCGGCCGGCTGCCCGATCGCCGGCGGACGGCGCTCCGGCCGTGGGTCTGGACCGCCCCCGCGCTTCTGTTCGTGGCCGTCTTTCTCGTCTACCCGACCCTGGACACGCTCGCGCTCAGTTTTCGGGACGCCGCGGACGCCCGGTGGGTCGGGGCGGCCAACTACGTCTACACGTTTCAGAGCCGGGAGGCGCTCGTCGCGTTGCGCAATACGCTCGTCTGGCTCGTGGTCTTCACCGGATTGGTGGTGGCCGGGGGCCTCGGCATCGCGGTGCTTGCCGAGCGGGTGCGCTACGATGCCGTGGTCCGGGCCATCGTGTTCCTGCCGATGGCCCTGTCGTTCACCGCGGCCGGCGTGATCTGGAAGTTCGTCTACGAGTTCCGGCCGGCCGGCGCGCCGCAGATCGGGCTCCTCAACGCCGTGCTCGGGGCCGCCTTCCCGGGCTTCGACCCGCGCGCGTGGCTGGTCGGCGCGCCCTGGAACACGCTGTTCCTCATCGTCGTGGCCGTGTGGATCTGGATCGGGTTTGCGACCGCGGTGTTCGCCGCCGCGCTCAAGGCCGTGCCGGCCGCCATGTTCGAGGCCGCGCGCGTCGACGGCGCCGGCGAATGGCGCGTCTTTGTCCAGATCGCGCTGCCGGCGATCGGCCCGACCACCGCCGCCGTAGCGACCGCGATGGTCATCACCGCGCTCAAGGTCTTCGACGTGGTATACGTGATGACGAGCGGGAACTACGATACCGACGTCCTCGCCAACCGGATGTATCGGGAGCTGTTCGTGGATCAGCACCTCGGACGCGCCGGCGCCCTGGCCGTGCTGCTGTTGGCCGCGACGGCGCCGGCGATGGTGGCGAACCTCCGGCGCCTCCGCAGGGAGGCAGAAACCCGGTGA
- a CDS encoding ABC transporter substrate-binding protein has translation MATRGAGTRTAAGLIVGTVLALAGTGASSAAGTIGGTVSVVGVWGGAELDSFNAMVKPFEDRTGTRVEFQGTRDLSAVLTTRVQGGNPPDVAALPNPGQLTPFVRAHALKPLSRVLDMSRVGREYPPSWLDVGRVGGEPYAIVVKTALKGLVWYDPKTLAAAHITPPRRWADFAALTDRLAARGTTPWCLGLASGATSGWPATDWIDMLLLRAAGPAAHDAWVRHTMPWTAPSVRQAWEQFGRIATNPKAVYGGPQGVLATQFNEAPFPMFATPPRCLFHLQATFIEDFIEKQFPAVRPGTDLAFVPFPQIAPQYAAVAQVGGDVFGMFRDTPQARALMQYLVTADAQAIWVKRGGALSANKGVPLADYPDVLSRRAAEVLTRASVARFGAGDLMPPAVTTAFYKGTLDYIAHPDRLDEILRHLEAVARDAYK, from the coding sequence GTGGCGACACGGGGGGCCGGGACGCGTACGGCGGCAGGACTGATCGTCGGGACGGTGCTCGCGCTGGCGGGCACCGGCGCTTCGTCCGCGGCGGGGACGATCGGCGGGACGGTCAGCGTGGTCGGGGTGTGGGGGGGAGCCGAACTCGACAGCTTCAACGCGATGGTGAAGCCCTTCGAAGACCGGACCGGGACGCGCGTGGAGTTTCAGGGCACGCGAGACCTGAGCGCCGTGCTGACGACCCGCGTGCAGGGGGGCAACCCGCCGGATGTCGCCGCGCTGCCGAACCCGGGACAGTTGACGCCGTTCGTGCGGGCCCACGCGCTCAAACCGCTGAGCCGCGTCCTGGACATGAGCCGCGTCGGCCGGGAGTACCCGCCGTCGTGGTTGGACGTCGGCCGGGTCGGCGGCGAACCCTACGCGATCGTCGTCAAGACGGCCCTCAAGGGCCTCGTCTGGTACGATCCCAAGACGCTCGCGGCCGCGCACATTACGCCGCCGCGGCGGTGGGCGGATTTCGCGGCGCTCACCGACCGGCTCGCGGCCCGCGGCACGACGCCGTGGTGTCTCGGCCTCGCCAGCGGCGCGACCAGCGGCTGGCCGGCTACGGACTGGATCGACATGCTGCTCCTCCGCGCGGCCGGTCCGGCGGCGCACGACGCCTGGGTCCGGCACACGATGCCGTGGACGGCGCCGTCCGTGCGGCAGGCGTGGGAGCAATTCGGGCGGATCGCCACGAACCCCAAGGCCGTCTACGGCGGTCCCCAGGGCGTGCTGGCGACCCAATTTAATGAAGCGCCGTTCCCGATGTTCGCGACGCCGCCGCGCTGCCTGTTCCACCTGCAGGCCACGTTCATCGAGGACTTCATTGAAAAGCAGTTCCCCGCGGTGCGTCCGGGGACCGACCTCGCGTTCGTTCCGTTCCCGCAGATTGCGCCGCAGTACGCTGCCGTCGCGCAGGTTGGGGGCGACGTATTCGGGATGTTCCGCGATACGCCGCAGGCGCGGGCGCTCATGCAGTACCTTGTGACCGCGGACGCGCAGGCGATCTGGGTCAAGCGAGGCGGCGCGCTCTCCGCCAACAAGGGGGTGCCGCTCGCGGACTACCCCGACGTCCTCAGCCGGCGGGCGGCCGAGGTGCTGACCCGCGCGTCGGTCGCGCGCTTCGGCGCCGGCGATCTCATGCCGCCCGCGGTCACGACGGCGTTCTACAAGGGAACCCTCGACTACATCGCCCACCCGGACCGTCTGGACGAGATCCTCCGGCACCTCGAAGCCGTCGCGCGAGACGCCTACAAGTAG